A segment of the Candidatus Methylacidithermus pantelleriae genome:
CCGCTATGCCCAGGCCTCCTACAAGATTTCCCGCGTGGCCATCCTCGACTGGGACGTTCACCATGGCAATGGCACTCAAGAAATTTTCTACGAAGACCCCACGGTCTACTACGCAAGTCTTCACCAATATCCCCACTACCCGGGCACCGGCGCCAGTGACGAGACCGGCCGGGGCCCCGGACTGGGCTTTACCCTCAACGTCCCTCTCCCGCCCGGAAGCACCGAGGAGGATTACCTCAGAGCCACCAGGGAGAGGATCCTGCCTGCCCTAACCGCCTTTCGCCCAGAGCTTCTCCTTGTGTCAGCGGGTTTTGATGCCCATCGCGACGACCCTTTGGGAGCCATGCTCCTCGTGGAACAAAGTTTCGCCCGGCTTACCCATCTCTGTGTGGAACTGGTCGAAACCGTCCAGGCAAAAGGAATCGTCTCGATCCTCGAGGGCGGCTACAACACCCAAGCACTGGCCCGAAGTGTGCTCGCCCACCTCCAAGCGCTGGAATCCTCTCCAGGTTAAACCTTGTCTCGCTCGGGCTAGCCCCGTTTGGTCCCGCCGGAAAGGGGTTTTCCCTCGCTTTTGTTGCCAGCGGCCTGGATCCCCTCCGCCTCAAGACCTCCGGGACTCAAAACTTCCTCGCACCAACGGCATCACCCTACAAGAGAGCCCGCTTTCCCAAGTTTACCGAAAACACCCCGTCCCCAACCAAAGCTCTGCGGCGAGCTTGCCGTTCCGTTGGTCCTTTCTCGACCGGGTGCTCGGAGACCGGTGCAGAGCACCGTTGTACCCCAGAGCCGGTCTCCACAGGCGTTCCTTCCCGGGCTGCTCCCGCTAGAACCTTCTTCCGAGGCCTGTTTCACTGGGGGCCTGCGCTCGGCGTCTTTGCGTTCCCCTCCACAAGACTTCCGCCACAGAGCTTGCCGCCAAGCGTTCCCCATGGGTCGCCGCCTTGTAGGAAAGCCGGCGACCAAATTCGGACCATGCGCCATCCAGGATCGACCGGGAAAGGTAACGGTTGCGTACGATCCCTTGAACATTCCGATCCTCAATGCCGATGCGGCGCTAGGTCTTGGCAAGCCTCGTACGTGGCTTTGTCCATGGCATGGCACCGGACGCTTGCGCTGCACGGGTCAATCGTGGCAAGGCGCAATTTGGCTTTTCTCCCGCTAGCCCAAGCCATTCTTTTTCCGAGATGCCCTCAGGCTTTGCCTACGCAACTTCCTCAAAAGCCGCCTGGTCGCGCGTTGGCGCCGAAAATCGCTTTTTCCCGGTTACTCGCGCATGGCCAACATGGTTATGCCAAAATCGACGGCGACTCTCCTCTAGGAATGCTCGACTTTCTGGATGTCGTCGGTACGCACCAGGATCAAGGCAAACCACCTCTTCGCCTCTCGGCTGACCGTCACACGCTTACACCTGCCGTCAAAGCGCACCTCCTCACGCACCCGCACCCAGCCAACGCTGGGAAGCCGGAGCCTCGGGACGTCGACACGAAAGATGAGGCCTCATGGGCCACGCAAAAACGATCGCGCACCGTTTTCTTTTTCCGCCGACAACACCGGCCGTGTCCCTCAAAAGAACGCCCGGAAAGCCACTCCAAGATCGAGGATCGCCTCGAGCGCCCGCGCACCTGATCACATCGAACATCTGTGTGTAGCCGTCCCCTTTCAGCCGGTTTCGCTCCCTCCGCCACCCTTCCAAGGCCCAGCTTGAGACAAAGCCGGCCACGCCAGACACCCAGGCAAAGCAGGTTCGCTCCCTCTTTCTTCGGATCAACCGCCATCCGATGAGCCATGCGCATACCTCCCCTCCTCCCCCGCCTGATTGCGACCGTTCAGCACCCTCCGGCTCCAAACGTCCATCAAAAAGCCATAGAGCCCGAGCCAAGAAGACGGCGGATCATCTCCAGCACGTCCTTGGCCAAGTCTTGCTCGAAGGTTTTCCCCTCGCCTGGATGGAAAATGACCCCCCTCGCCTCGGACGCGCTGAGCCTAGCAAAGTGGGAACACTCGCTCCGCTCCCAAGCGGAGCAGCCCGTCCTTATGGGTGATCTCACTAACCTGGGTGATCTCACCAGCCGGCGGACTCAACCACTAGGGATACCGTCCAGCAGTCGCTTCTTAAGCCCATTCTTACGATCCTTCATCCCCGGCCCAAGCCAGAGATAGGGACAAACGTCCAATTCTCCCGGGCACAATCAAGCTCTACAACCTGCTTCCAGTGCTCCAAGCCCTTCTTCTCACCATGGCCAAAGAAGGCGGGCAGAAGCAATGATTGCCGCGGTCAGCCCACAGGTTAGGGCCCGGAAGCCTCCCGATAGGAGCTTTGGCCAGTCATACCGGCGATGCCTGCCGCCAGCGCGTTCTCCCCGAAACGCCCCCGACCTCCTCGCGTCAAACCATAGGGACCGATACCCCCAAGCGCATGAGCCGCTTTGCCGCTCCTAACCCATCTCCCCACTTTTGGAAAAAGAAAGCCCGCTCGATAACACGTCAGGCAAACGGTTCAAGCCCTTTTTTCTACAAAACTTTCCCGAGAAGCCCCTTTTCCCTTGTTCCCCACGTTTCCGTCCTAAAAACGTTTGCGAGAGACTTTATCCCTTTCCTTTCTTCTCCTCCCCGTCCTGCCTCTCACCTCCACAAGCCGGCAGGAAGCAGCCGACAAGAAGGCTTCTCACAAAAAAAAGCCGTTCCATTGGACCCTAAAGCTACAAAGCGTGCAATAGCCCGCTTCCCA
Coding sequences within it:
- a CDS encoding histone deacetylase family protein, with the protein product MSLKPVAFLSHPACLRHRPPAGHPERPERLSAILSALESDPLHLRLLSTAPPVDPEPWLTSVHDPEYLQRLRQTQGKPLQPLDHGDTYAGGDSYLAAQAAVGCALAAIDLVCCGEARSVFCAVRPPGHHARVAAAMGFCLLNTVAIAARYAQASYKISRVAILDWDVHHGNGTQEIFYEDPTVYYASLHQYPHYPGTGASDETGRGPGLGFTLNVPLPPGSTEEDYLRATRERILPALTAFRPELLLVSAGFDAHRDDPLGAMLLVEQSFARLTHLCVELVETVQAKGIVSILEGGYNTQALARSVLAHLQALESSPG